The stretch of DNA TGGGAAAAAACAGTCCcagtggtgccccccccctccacccccctcctcttacccccctcctctaaccccccccccctccacccccctcctccaccccccccctctaaccccccctccacccccctcctccacccccaccctaccccctcctctaaccccccctccacccccccacttcccccccCACTACCCCCCCACTTCATGACTCCATCTTGACTTTAATCCGGTTTAGCTGCCCAATCAGGATCTTTTGTCTTGTTGATCTGGgctggaggaagtgatgtcactgcTTGTGTCCCGCAGGATCTGCTTCCATAAACGACGGCAGCTACGTGGAAGATTCGGATTACATGTAGGTTTCCTcactggtcacatgatcactgcTGATGCTTCAGTTCGTCACTGATCCAAAGCTGCTGTTTCTTCTTCGGTGGTGTTGCCAGAGTGGTGCTGCCGGAGAGCGCGGTTCCTCTGACGGATCAGAGCCGAGCATCTACGCCCAGCTCAGGTAACGGCGCGgcgctttcaaaataaagttggTGTCTTCTGGACGCAGCTGAAGCAGATGTTTGTTCCCGTCTGCAGATCTTCTCCATAATTATGAAAATGTTCCAGAGAAGACAGGTGAGTCCTTCTGTCCTGTCCAGCCATGGGGGACACGGGTGCCTTCAGAGTTGTAAGAGTCTTGTTTCCACAGAAGACCAAGAGTATCTGAACGTTGAGCTTCCAGAGCCTGACGGTgagtcctcttcctctcttctgaACATTGGTGCTTTTAACCTCGGTGGTGCTGAACGCTCCACGTgagcagaggattgtgggtaagaaGAACAAGATGGTTGATCCGAGGTTGGAGAACATCCTGTTGCGGTCCAGGGTTTCAGGTTCTGCGGTGCGTGCTGGAACCCTCCCGTCCTGTAATAAACTTCCTGTTGGTCACCAGGATCAACCACAAACGTGTCCATTCTGAGCAACAGCAacgatgaggatgaggatgatgaggatgatgatgatggcgaggGGAACTACGTCAACGTGCAAGGACTGCAGGAGGTGTGATCTGGCCTGGAGAGCATCTGATCGGAGGAGCAATGACGCTCGGAAGCTTCGGTACCAGAGAACTTCTGACATTAATGTCAGCACTAACGTTTTAGCTCAGGTTGTTCCTCCTGTGGAAGGATATCCTGACGCTGAAGAAAATAGTTCCCCCTGTTGCTTCTGAGAGTCACCCTCACCCTGCGCATTCAGCTTTTACTCGACATTAAATTTTGGCCGCATTATTTTACTGACAAGTCCTGAGAACTTTGTGATCGTGTGTCGATgtgttgttgctatggtgaccaTTGTGTCTGTTACTATAACGTACATGTGTGACCTTCATTTGTGGAACTACACCTCAAATAAACTTGAAATATCgaaaattgttgtttttctgggaTTTTTCATGTGGATGCATCAAGTTGTTGTGTccgttagcctgttagctgctCAGTTAGCGACATCATCAAATATAGTCTAGACTTTAGCTTCTATCGCTGTGGTTAGCGTAGCATAGGAATAGAGGTGGCTCATCCTGTTTATCCAGCACTATGGAGCAGCTGTTGCCTCTactgggtggaggaggaggaggaggaggaggaggaggaggagggggagatagaggagatggaggaggaggaagaggaggaggagatagaagaggagggggagatagaagagatggagggggagatagaggagatggaggaggaggaaggggagatggaggaggagggggagatagaggagggggggggggggggagggggagggtggacTGGTACCAGCAACCTCCCAGATCTCTGCTTGTCCTGCACAATGCTAACGTAGCGTTGCTATATCAGAGCTAGCCTGCAGCAGGAAGAACAGGAAGTctgcctgctgcagcaggaaacacacctGGACACAGATGTTCCAGCTGTTTACAGTAGGGAGCCATATGGTGAAGCACAAACTAAAATCAGAGGACGTGAAAGTGTCGgatggagacagaagcagaggatgGGCGGAGCCATGAGGACAGAAGGTCGCTGATCATTCAGCACTGGAATCAAAGAGGATGACAGCAGACATGGTAGCCATGACAACAAGGCTTTATAGCAAGTTTTCCACCTTTTtatcctaaaaataaaaaaggcacaaacacattttcaacaGTTGGAACAGAGTTACATGTGACAGGTAGAAGAAACCAAATAAAATGCTCTGAAAACATCAAATACAATTATTGTGAGCGTTATTAGTTTTATTGGTTCATCAATAACGTTTCCGTTTCTCCTCATGTGACGAGACACGAGTGTTTGAGGTAAATGTGTCCTGCAGGGATCCAACAAACCGTCCAGAGGCCAAACTTCCTGTGAGGGTGAACATGCAGACGCCAGGGGCGCCGCTAGCCCCGCCCACCGTGCTCTGATTGGCCCCACACCAGGACACTCAACTTCCTGTGTACCCAGgagccccaacacacacagaaccagaacTCTGCCTGTCTGGAGGAGCCTCCTCAGGGGCCTCTGAGGCTGCTGGAGGGTtctggctggatgctggcagCCACAGCTGCTGTAGTcctcagggccagggtcaggggtcagggttagggtcagggttagggtcagggtcagggttagggtcatgggtagggtcagggccagggccagggtcagggtcatgggtagggtcaggggtagggtcagggccagggtcaggggtagggtcagggtcagggtcatgggtagggtcagggccagggtcaggggtagggtcagggtcagggtcaggggtagggtcagggctagggtcagggttagggctagggccagggccagggtcatgGGTAGGgccagggctagggtcagggtcagggtcatgggtagggtcagggtcagggctagggctagggccagggccagggccagggtcagggtcagggttagggccagggctagggtcagggtcggggttagggtcagggtcggggttagggtcagggttagccctAACCCAGATCAGCTTAGTGTCATCAGACCACAGTGGGGGGGCgctgactccgccccctctgcGCTCATGTCTTTCTACAGATAAATGACGTGAAACATTTTTCATTGGAAACATTAAAATACTAGAATGTTTGGTACTCTGAGCTCCTCAGGGGACTGGGAGCGTCCGTCAGCTGCCCCGGACCCCCGGGAGGACGGGGGTCCGGCCGGGAGGACGGGGGTCCGGCCCGGGACCACCGTCACACTAAAACACTGCTCACAGGTCACAGCTGATGACATCAGAGGTTGTCGGTCGATGCTGCAGGACCATGATGAGGTCCTGGCGGAGCTGGGAGGCggagctggaggcggagcttatcCGAGCGTCAGTGTTGgacagctgctgttgctcctctaGTGTTCGTGGCCCCCCCCAAACCACAATACTGGTTAGAATGGCTGTCCAATGaatgagcgcacacacacacacactcctcccacacacacaaacacccccccccccacacacacacacaacaccccccccacaccacacaaacccccccccccacacacacacacacaccacacacacccccacacacacaaaccccccccacacacacacacacacacccccacacacacaaacacccccccccccacacaccacacacacacacacacacaccgcccacacacacacaccgcccacacacacacacaacaccccccccacacaacacacacacacacacacaccgcccacacacacacaaacaccccccccacacacaccacacacacacaccctcccacacacacaaacaccccccccacacacacacacacacacaaacaccccccccaacacacacacacacacacctcccacacacacaaacaacccccccccccccccccccacacacacaaaacacccccccccccacacacacacccccccccaggctgcCACCCCCCCTCAGAAGAAGGAGTACTGGTTATCGACGGCGCGCGGCGCCCTcgccccctcccgctcctcctcctccacggcttccagctgatgaagaggagtcgagtccctctcctcccagtcctccACTTCTCCTGCTCCCACCTCCTCATTGGCTCTCTCCTGGGGGGGGCTCGGCGGAGGGGGCCGACCTGGTGGCAGCGGGGGAGGCTGGGGAGGGCTACGGGGTCTGCTGGTCAAGTCTGcaggggcagagaggagaggagaggagaggatgaaacgagaggatggaggagctcctggaggagcttcaTCTATGCTGGACGATGCTAACGGGGCTGGACGATGCTAACGGGGCTGGACGATGCTAACGGGGCTTCGCTCTACCCCCCCCCCGTGCATGTGACGCCTTGTGTCAATGCTGCCCCCACAGGCCAGGAAGAGAGGTGGTCAGAGCTTCCTTCCCTCCGCATGTCAGGTCTTCTCTGATTGGCTCTGAGAGCTCACCTGAGCGGTCACATGGGGCACACCAAcatctcactcacacacagtggGTGGGCCCGTCCGGTCTCACTTACACACAATCAGAGATGGGGGTTGATGGAGAGTCGGGATGGCGCgtggtgatgacatcacagacgGTAGGCCGGCTGCCCGCCCTGTCCCGGCCTGTAGAGGATGAGCCAATCAAACAACAGGTCAGAACACATGACACAGAAATGGTGCCATGAGGGacaacagatggatggacacacTCAGACACTCCGGGAATGGGACAGAACCCCCCGCTAAAGGAAGCATGGGAGCGCCGCCTCGGGACGGCGGCGCCGCCTCGGGACGCCACCTTGGAAGGATCGACCTCAGCACAGAGCACATCAAAGACCTCTGCTTGAGCGGAGTCGACCCGGCTTGAGGTTTCTGACTGAAACTCATCAAAGAAGCGATGGATCCTCACGACACGCGTACCTGGCTGGCGAACGGCGCCCACGAAGCTCACGAGTGTGACATCAGAGGCGCCGCCAGACTCCAGCGGGATGGGGTGCACACGGAAGTGCTCCAACATGTCGAAGATGGACTGGAACCAGAGGTGCTGCACTCGGCACTGGCCGTCCTCGTTCAGGGACAGACGCAGGTgctgagga from Takifugu flavidus isolate HTHZ2018 chromosome 18, ASM371156v2, whole genome shotgun sequence encodes:
- the LOC130515117 gene encoding uncharacterized protein LOC130515117 isoform X2, yielding MDFTLVLVATAVLLSLVVLAVTCLHCRHKRPLVSIRQEHASQSSEFRLIHPSQPSYLSSFHHHNPNLLLPSSPLSDYRSQGSHRCASLVETGSNPSYENSAGSASINDGSYVEDSDYIVVLPESAVPLTDQSRASTPSSDLLHNYENVPEKTEDQEYLNVELPEPDGSTTNVSILSNSNDEDEDDEDDDDGEGNYVNVQGLQEV